The Archangium lipolyticum genomic interval CACCACCTTCTCCAGCGCGGCGCGCTCGGAAGCGCGGTAGCCGTGCCACACCACCACCTCGGCGGCACGAGACACTCCGGCCCAGGACACCAGGGCCAGCAGCAACAGGAGCGAGAACGTGGGGCGATTCTTCATGAGCGCGAGAATCGCACGTCTTGCCCGGCTGTCCGAGCCTCGTATGCAACCGGGACAGGGCTCACAGTGCGCAGCGCTCGGCGTCCTTCCAGTGCGGACACTCCTCGTGGATGGGCACCAGGTCCGTCACCATCAGCACACTCTCTCCGGGGCTCCACTCGCGAAGGTGCTTTTCATTGTTACCGTCCAGGCTCACTCCATGTCCGCGCCCAATGACAGCACCAGTCCCAACCCGGGCCTCTCCGAGGAGGAGTGGGAAGGTCCCATCCGCCAGTACACGCCACTCGACGTTCCCAAGCCCCTGGCCGAGAACATATGGCTCGTCGACGGTCCGGTGATCCGGATGGCATTCCTTGGCACGCAGCTCCCCTTCCCCACGCGCATGACGATCATCCGGCTGGCGAACGGCGACCTGTGGTTGCACTCGCCCACCGCCCCCTCCGAGGCACTCCGGCGGCACGTGGAGGCCCTGGGCCGGGTCGCCCATCTCGTCTCGCCGAACAAGATTCACTACGCCCACATCGCCGCGTGGAAGGCGGCGTACCCGGAGGCACGGGCCTGGGCCTCGCCGGGCGTGCGCGAGCGCGCCGCGAGCCAGGGCATCGCCGTGAGCTTCGACGCCGAGCTCGGCGACGTGCCCCCGCCAGAGTGGGGGGCGGAGCTCGAGCAACTCGTCTTCCGCGGCAGCCGCTTCATGGATGAAGTGGTGTTCCTGCACCGGGCCAGCCGCACCCTCGTGCTCGCCGACCTCATCGAGAACTTCGAGGCGGACCACCTCCGCCCCGGGCTGCGCTGGCTGACGCGGCTCGCCGGCAATCTGCACCCGGATGGGAAGGCGCCCGTGGACATGCGGCTCACGTTCCTGGGCCGCAAGGACGAGGCACGCGCCTGCCTGCTGCGAATGCTGGCGTGGCAACCCGAGCGCATCGTCCTCGCCCACGGGCGCTGCTACCTGGAGCGGGGCACGACGGAGCTGCGGCGGGCCTTCCGGTGGCTCGGTGTCCGGGGCTGAGAACAGGGAACTCCCCGCGAGCCCGCCCCACAATCCGGCTTGAAGCCATTGCGGCATCATTCGGTCCTTCCCGCCTCGGCATACGCTCAGGACAGCGCCGGGTAGCACCCCGCCTGCCGTGCGCGCTCGCGCACCAGCGCCAGCACCAGCTCGCACGTGGGCATCGGCTTGCCCACGAGCTGGCCCAGCTCGACCACCGCGCCCAGCAGCGCGTCGATCTCCATCGGCCGGCCTCGCTCCAGGTCCTGCAGCATGGAGGTCTTGTGAGCGCCGACCTCCGCCGCCCCCTGGATGCGCTTGTCGATGTCCACCGGGAAGCGCACGCCCAGGGTCTCGGCGACGGCCTGCGCCTCCACCATCATCGCGCGCGCCACCGCCTGGAGGTCCGCCTGTGTCGCGAGCCGCTCCAACGTCGCCCCCGTGAGCGCCGAGAGCGGATTGAAGGCGAGGTTGCCCCAGAGCTTCACCCAGATTTCATCGCGCAGGCGCGGCCGGATGGGCGCCTTCAGGCCCGCTTTGATCAGCTGCTTCGCCAGGGCCTCGATACGCGGGCTCTTGCTCCCATCGGGCTCGCCCAGCGAGATGCGGTCTCCATAGGTGTGCTCGATGACCCCGGGCTCGACCACCTCGGCCGCCGGGTAGACCACCGCGCCGATGGCTCGCGATGGATGCAACGTCTTCCAGAGCCTTCCGCCAGGGTCCACGCTCTCCACCGGCCGGTCGCGGTAGGGACCGTCGAGTCCGTAGAAGTACCAGTAGGGCACGCCGTTGATGCCGGTGACGAGTGCCGTTTCGGGACCCAAGAGCGGGACGATTTGCGCCGCCGCCGCTGGCAGCGAGTGCGCCTTCAACGTGACGAAGACGTAGTCCTGTGGCCCCGCCTCGGCCGGGTTGTCCGTGCACGGCGGGTGGACGGTGACGCTCTGGCCCTCACTCCGCAGGGTGACGCCCTTCTCGCGCATCGCGGCGAGGTGCGCCCCACGAGCGATGAAGGTGACCTCGGCCCCCGCCTGCACCAGCCGGACGCCGAGGAACCCGCCAATCGCTCCCGCTCCGAAGATGGTGATCCTCATGCAGTGAGCCCCAGGCGCTCCGCGAGCCCGATGCGCTGAAGCTTGCCCGTCGCCCCCTTGGGAATCTCCGTGAGGAAGACGATCTTCCTCGGCACCTTGAAGTCCGCCAGGCGCGTGGCCGCGAAGTCCCGCAGCTCCCGCTCGGTGGCGCTCGCCCCCTCGCGCAGCACCACGGCGGCGGCCACCTCCTCGCCCAGCTTCGGGTGTGGCATCGCGAAGGTGACAACCTGCTGCACCGCCGGGTGGTCCATCAACACCGTGTCCACCTCCAGCGGGCTGAGCTTCTCTCCCCCTCGATTGATGATCTCCTTGAGCCGGCCCGTGATGCGCAGGTAGCCGGCCTCGTCGAGCGTCCCCTGGTCCCCCGTGCGGAACCAGCCGTGGGTGAAGGCCTTGGCGTTGGCCTCGGGGTTGTTCTCGTAGCCCGCCGTGACATTGCGGCCCCGGATGACGATCTCCCCGAGCGAGCCCGCGGGCAGCAGGTTGCCCGCCTCGTCCATGATGCCAACCTCCGGCCCCGCCGCGAGCCCCACGCAGCCCGTGTAGCGCGGCCTCGGCGGCAGCGGGTTCGAAGCCATCTGGTGCGCCGCCTCGGTCATGCCGTAGCTCTCGATGACCGGCACCTGGAACACCCGCTCGAGCTCCTCCATCACCTGCGGCGGCAGCGACGCGGAGGACGAGCGGATGAGGCGCAGCCGCCCGGACTGGATGATGCCGCTGTTGCGCTCGGCGCGGCCGAGGATGGCCTGGTGCATGGTGGGCACCGCCGTGTACCAGCTCGGCCGGACCTCCTCGAACCAGGAGAAGAACTTGAGCGCGTTGAAGCCCGGCGTGCACACCACGGCACCTCCCGCCGCGAGGCTCGACAGCACCGCCGCGATGAGCCCGTGAATGTGGAAGAGCGGCATGATGTTGAGGCAGACATCCTCACGCCCGAGCTCCAGCGTGCGGCCGATGTGATAGGCGGACGCCGTGACGTTGACGTGGCGCAGGGGCACGATTTTCGGCCGCGAGGTCGTCCCGGAGGTGTGGAGCACGAGCGCCACGTCCTCGGCCCCGGCGAAGCCCGCCCGTGCCGGTGTCCCCGAGAGTGGCCGTTCCGGCTTCAACGTGAAGACACCGGCCGGGCCGCTCGCATCGGGCACCAGCTCGATGATGGGAATGCCTCGCGCGGCGGCGACGGCGCGGGCCGGGCTCTCCATGCCCTGCTGGATGACGAGCGCCCGGGCGTTCAGGTCCGAGAGGTAGAACTCGAACTCCTCCGCACGGTAGGCCGGGTTGAGCGGCGCGGTGGTGGCGCCACAGGCGATGGTGACGAAGGCCGTCGCCATCTCCGGACCGTTGGGCAGCACCAGGGCCACCCGGTCCCCCCGCCCGATGCCCAGGGCATTCAGCGCCGCGACGGTCCGCCGGGCAAGCTCCCGCAGGCCGCCATGGGTGAGACCGGGCCTCCCCGGCGCTCCGACGGCGAGCGCTCCCTCGTGACCGTGCTCGATGAGGTTCACGACCGTGTCCGCGCGATACATCCCGACCCTCCTCCGCTCAGGCTGGAGGAGTTCCGATACGTCCTCCCGTGCTCTCGCGCAACGGGCGGATTGCCCGCTCCGTCGGCGAGCCATCTCCCGGCCGCATGCTCAGTACCAGTTCCACAGATTGAACACGCGGTACCACTCCGCTCCCGGGCTCGTGCCGGCTTGATGGACCTCGAATCCGAGGGTCGGTCCGTCAGCGCCCACGAACTGCTCGGAGCCGTAGTTCGGCGTGGGGAAGCACGCGAGGGACGGCGAATAGCCGTTGTCGTATTTGACAATGGTTTCCCAGCCGATCGATGACCAGTAGACGTTTCCCATGTGGGACCAGAGCCCTCCGTTGCCGTCCTCGTGCGCCTCGACGATCGCGGTGTACGGACAGAGCGTCACGGCAGGCTTGTAGCCGTTGTCGTACCACTGAGCGGGGCTCCAGCTCACCGTCCCGTCGCTGTTGAAGCTCCCGCGCTTGAGCCAGAGCCCTCCGTTGCCGTCCTCGTGCACTTCGACGATCGTGTAGTCGCGCACCGCCACCGAGGGCCGGAAGCCGTTGTCGTACTTCTGAGCGGGGCTCCAGGTCACCGTCCCGTCGCTGTTGAAGGTCCCCCGCTTGAACCAGAGCCCTCCGTTGCCGTCCTCGTGCACCTCGATGAGGTTGGTGCCGTACACCGCGACGGAAGGCTTGTAGCCGTGGTCGTAGTAGTTCCAGGTGAGCGGATTCCCACTCGGCGCGAAGGTCGCCGAGGCGCCTACGCCGCTGATGAAGGTGAAGGTCCCCGTGTGAAACCAGAGCCCTCCGTAGCCGTCCTCGTGCACCTCGATGAGCTTGTCGCCGTACGCCGCGACCGACGGCTTATAGCCGTTATCGTATTGATAACTCCAGTAGCGCCAGTTGAGAAAGCTCGTCCAATCTCCGGGGGAAGGCTCGAGGTATCCCTGTGGCGTGGCGACGCGGTACCAGAGACTCCCGTTGTTGCCTTCGTGCACCTCGATGCCGACGTCTATGCCGCCGACGCGACCGGCCGCCGTCGCGGGGTTGGCGCCGCTGTCGTATGGGTGCGCTGCCGACCAGGTAATGCGCACGTCTCTTGCGCTTGCAGCGAGTGGGCTCGCGCTGACGAGAAGAATTGCGGCGACTCCAATGGCGCTCTTCATTGCGATGATCCTCTCAGTGAGTGAGTTCGCGCTGACGACAAAATGCGTGACTCCAATGACGCTCTTCATTGCGATGATTCTTTGCCTCTTCGCGCGGACAGCACTTCAGCGGTTCCAGGCCAGGCCCCGATGGCCTGCGGTCCGGTGGCTGTCCACCGGCTGTCAGGAAGACGCCGGACGCCGGGATTCTTTTTTGTCCTCTTTTTTTCTTCGCCGCGGAGGTGGCGCGAAAAAGCAGGGAGGAATTCCCATAAAAGAATTTCGGGCTGCCCCGTCTTTCGGGCAGCCGGGGATGAACACTCCGGTCGCTGGACCTCCCCAAAGCTTGAGTCGGTAGACCCCAGGTCCGTCGAAGCCCTGAGGGGAACGGCCGACTCATGCCCAGGTCGGGGCTCGGCTTCCCACCACCCGCATCCATCGAGGCAGACATGAAGCTCCAGCCCGAGCCCGATTCCCTTCCGCCGGATCCGAAGCAGCGGGAGCAGCAGGTCCACGCGGCCTTCGAGCAGCAGGTGGATGTCGCCATGCGCGACTCCGTCGACTCCGCGTGGTCTCGTCGCTCGAAGATGCGCCTGCTCTTCGATTGCGATCGCTCCCCCGAGGCCCGCTGAGACCCGGTGTCTCTGGACAACTCCACCCAACCCGCCTTCTCATGAAGAGAGTCGTGGTTCGCCATGTCTTCTTGGATGATGCACGCCAGGGCAGAAGAGGCGTCTCCGATTCGTATGAGCCATCCCCCGAACGCCAAGCAGCGCCGAGCAGAAGCGCTGGTGCGCGAGCACCGGGCCCGTCTGCTGCGCATCGCCCGCAGGCTGTGTGGCACGAGCAGCGTGGATCCGGAGGATCTCGTGCAGGAGACGCTGGTGCGCGCCCTCCAGAACCTGGAGCAGCTGGAGGCTCGCGGAGTGGAATCACTCGAGGCCTGGCTGGGCAGCACGCTCACCCATCGCTTCCTCGACCATTGCCGGCGGCGGCGCACCGAGGTGAGGGCGTTGCCCGCGCTGAAGGTGGTGCAGGAGCAGGAGGTATCACTCGCGGGGACGCCGCGTGAGTCGTGGGAGCAGGTGCCCGATGAGGACTTCCACCACGCCATCGACCAGCTCGAGGCGCGGCACCGGGAGGCCTATGTCCTCCATGCCCGGGGCTACAAGTACCAGGCCATCGCGCGGCAGCTGAACATTCCCATGGGCACGGTGGCCACCTGGCTGTACCAGGCGCGCCAGAAGCTCCGGCGGCTCCTCTCTCCGGGAATGGAGCCGGAGGACGCGGTCCAGGAGGCGGATCCTTCATGAGCAACGCCTGTGAGCGTCTCGAGCGCTTCGTGGATGGTGAGTTGGAGCCCGCGGAGGCGGATGCATTCCGCGAGCACCTGCTCTCCTGCGAGCCCTGCCAGGCCGCGCTGAGCGAAGCGGTGCAGCTCGAGCTGCGGGCCGAGAGGCTCCTGGCGGACGAGGAGCCACGGACCCAGGTGCTGCGCCTGTCGCAGGCGCTCCCCGCACGGCGATGGGGGCGCGCGCGTCTCGTGGCGATGGGGACGGGGCTGGCGGCGCTCGCGGCCTGCGTGCTGGCCCTGGTGTACACGAGCATCGCGCCGCCTCGCGTCCCCGCGGAGGTCTGGCTCGCCGAGGCGCCCACGCGTTCCATCGAGGCCCGGGTGAGCGACGGGCGGGCGGATGGGCACAGGACCTACGACGTGCCGCGCTCTGGCCCCGGAGGCGCGGCGGAGAATGGGTCTCCCTCCCTGGAGGCACTCGCGACGCTGGAGCGCCAGCGGGACTTCCGTGGCATCGCCGCGGCGTGGCTGGTGCGCGGCGAGTGGAAGCAGGCGGCGGAGTACCTCGCGCGGGCCCCCGCGGGGCCGGAGGTGGACAACGACCTGGCCGTCATCGCACTCGGCCAGGACCGGCCGGACGAGGCGCTCGCGTTGTTGGAGCGCTCACTGCGGGCAAGGCCCCGGCACGCGCAGGCGCTGTGGAACCAGGCGCTCGCCTACCGACAGCTCGGCCTGCTCTTGAAAGCCGCGGGGTCCTTCGAGCAGGTGGTGGCGCTCGGCGAGCCGGGCTGGTCCGGCGAGGCGTCACGCGCCGCGGCCGCGTTGCGCGAGGAGGTACGGCGCCGCAAGGCCTCGTGGGAGGCGCTCATCCAGGCCGGGCGAGCCATGGTGGAGCACGGCACGCCCCTGTCCCCCGCGCAGGTGTCCGAGCTCCCCGGCCTGGCTCGCCTCTACCTCTACGATGCCGTCCGTGCCTCGCCCTCGCGGGAGCGGGTGTTGGGCCTGCTCCCGGTGGCGCGGCAGCTCGATGACATCGACTCCGGGACGCACCTCCAGGCCTACGTGCAGCGGACCGCGGGCCGGGACTTCACTGTGCGCCGGCCCCTCGCGGAGACCTATGCGTCACTGGCGCTGGGCACCCTGCCGCCAGCGGAGCTCCCCGGCTTCCTGGAGCGGTTGCGCCGCTCTCCGGAGCAGGACCTCCTGCTGGGCGCGCTGCTCTTCAGTCCGGCGCCGGGCACCTCCCTGGACGAGTACCGCCGGCTGGCCCTGGCGACGGAGGACCCCTGGTTCGCACTGCTCGCGGACGACAAGCAGGCGGAGGCGGAGCTGTCCCGGGGCGAGGCGCTCGCGGCGGAAGCGCGGCTGCTGGGAGCGCTGCGCCGCTGCGGCGACACGGCACGGCTCGACTACCGCTGTGGGCGGGTGCAGCGCCTGCTCTCCACTGTCTATGACACCCTCCACCGGCCGCAGGAGGCACACCAGCACGCGCTGGGGGCACTGCGACGCGGCCTGCGCAGCCATGATTGGCCGCTGGAGCTGCTGCTGTTCGAGGACCTGGGGCAGCTCTCGGCCCACACGGACAAGCTGTTGCTGACGCACGCCTACCTGGAGGAGTTCCTCGCCCGCATGGAGCCGGCGGCCTGCGACTACCAGGACTTCGTCCACACCCTCCTGGCCGCGACCCACCAGTCGGCCCTGGACTTCGATGGCGCCCGGAACGAGGTCGACATCGCGGCCCGCTGCGGACGGACGCCCACGTTGGCCCGGGCGGCCGTCGTGGCGGACCTGGCACGCCAGCGCCCCCGTCCAGAGGATGAAGACACGCTGCGCAAGGCGCTGGAAGCAGTTCGCACCGCCTCCCCCTCCAACCCCGGAGAGAGCGCACTCGCCACCAGTGTCGAGGGACGGTTCGAGCTCGAGCGCAACCGCCCGCTCGGTCAATCCCTGCTGCGGCGCGCGATCGCCGAGACGGAGCGGCTACCCGCAACCGATGTGAACGGGCGCAAGGCCCGGGCCTACAGCTACACCTCGCTCCTCTTCGACGCGGGCCGGCACGGTGAATACGACCAGGCCCTGGTGCTGTTCAGCGCCGAGCTGGAAATGACCCCGCCCGGCCGGTGCGTGCTGGGCGTCACGGTGGAGGACGAGCGCACGCTGGTCGTCATCCGCGACACCGCGGGGAAGACACACGGCGCCTACGATGCGAGCCGCAAGCAGCCGTTCGCCGGGGCCGGTGGGCTCGTGCCCGACGGGATGGTGGAGGCCCTGCGTGCCTGCGAGAGCGTGGACGTCCTGGCGCGTCCTCCCGTGCAGGGACGCTCCGGCCTGCTGCCATCGGATGTGGCCTGGGCCTACCGGGTGGGTCCAACCACGACCCGTCCCTCGGCCCTGCCCACGCGGCGACTGGTCGTCACGGACATC includes:
- a CDS encoding DUF4336 domain-containing protein, which produces MSAPNDSTSPNPGLSEEEWEGPIRQYTPLDVPKPLAENIWLVDGPVIRMAFLGTQLPFPTRMTIIRLANGDLWLHSPTAPSEALRRHVEALGRVAHLVSPNKIHYAHIAAWKAAYPEARAWASPGVRERAASQGIAVSFDAELGDVPPPEWGAELEQLVFRGSRFMDEVVFLHRASRTLVLADLIENFEADHLRPGLRWLTRLAGNLHPDGKAPVDMRLTFLGRKDEARACLLRMLAWQPERIVLAHGRCYLERGTTELRRAFRWLGVRG
- a CDS encoding 2-dehydropantoate 2-reductase — its product is MRITIFGAGAIGGFLGVRLVQAGAEVTFIARGAHLAAMREKGVTLRSEGQSVTVHPPCTDNPAEAGPQDYVFVTLKAHSLPAAAAQIVPLLGPETALVTGINGVPYWYFYGLDGPYRDRPVESVDPGGRLWKTLHPSRAIGAVVYPAAEVVEPGVIEHTYGDRISLGEPDGSKSPRIEALAKQLIKAGLKAPIRPRLRDEIWVKLWGNLAFNPLSALTGATLERLATQADLQAVARAMMVEAQAVAETLGVRFPVDIDKRIQGAAEVGAHKTSMLQDLERGRPMEIDALLGAVVELGQLVGKPMPTCELVLALVRERARQAGCYPALS
- a CDS encoding acyl--CoA ligase, whose product is MYRADTVVNLIEHGHEGALAVGAPGRPGLTHGGLRELARRTVAALNALGIGRGDRVALVLPNGPEMATAFVTIACGATTAPLNPAYRAEEFEFYLSDLNARALVIQQGMESPARAVAAARGIPIIELVPDASGPAGVFTLKPERPLSGTPARAGFAGAEDVALVLHTSGTTSRPKIVPLRHVNVTASAYHIGRTLELGREDVCLNIMPLFHIHGLIAAVLSSLAAGGAVVCTPGFNALKFFSWFEEVRPSWYTAVPTMHQAILGRAERNSGIIQSGRLRLIRSSSASLPPQVMEELERVFQVPVIESYGMTEAAHQMASNPLPPRPRYTGCVGLAAGPEVGIMDEAGNLLPAGSLGEIVIRGRNVTAGYENNPEANAKAFTHGWFRTGDQGTLDEAGYLRITGRLKEIINRGGEKLSPLEVDTVLMDHPAVQQVVTFAMPHPKLGEEVAAAVVLREGASATERELRDFAATRLADFKVPRKIVFLTEIPKGATGKLQRIGLAERLGLTA
- a CDS encoding RNA polymerase sigma factor — encoded protein: MSHPPNAKQRRAEALVREHRARLLRIARRLCGTSSVDPEDLVQETLVRALQNLEQLEARGVESLEAWLGSTLTHRFLDHCRRRRTEVRALPALKVVQEQEVSLAGTPRESWEQVPDEDFHHAIDQLEARHREAYVLHARGYKYQAIARQLNIPMGTVATWLYQARQKLRRLLSPGMEPEDAVQEADPS
- a CDS encoding CHAT domain-containing protein encodes the protein MSNACERLERFVDGELEPAEADAFREHLLSCEPCQAALSEAVQLELRAERLLADEEPRTQVLRLSQALPARRWGRARLVAMGTGLAALAACVLALVYTSIAPPRVPAEVWLAEAPTRSIEARVSDGRADGHRTYDVPRSGPGGAAENGSPSLEALATLERQRDFRGIAAAWLVRGEWKQAAEYLARAPAGPEVDNDLAVIALGQDRPDEALALLERSLRARPRHAQALWNQALAYRQLGLLLKAAGSFEQVVALGEPGWSGEASRAAAALREEVRRRKASWEALIQAGRAMVEHGTPLSPAQVSELPGLARLYLYDAVRASPSRERVLGLLPVARQLDDIDSGTHLQAYVQRTAGRDFTVRRPLAETYASLALGTLPPAELPGFLERLRRSPEQDLLLGALLFSPAPGTSLDEYRRLALATEDPWFALLADDKQAEAELSRGEALAAEARLLGALRRCGDTARLDYRCGRVQRLLSTVYDTLHRPQEAHQHALGALRRGLRSHDWPLELLLFEDLGQLSAHTDKLLLTHAYLEEFLARMEPAACDYQDFVHTLLAATHQSALDFDGARNEVDIAARCGRTPTLARAAVVADLARQRPRPEDEDTLRKALEAVRTASPSNPGESALATSVEGRFELERNRPLGQSLLRRAIAETERLPATDVNGRKARAYSYTSLLFDAGRHGEYDQALVLFSAELEMTPPGRCVLGVTVEDERTLVVIRDTAGKTHGAYDASRKQPFAGAGGLVPDGMVEALRACESVDVLARPPVQGRSGLLPSDVAWAYRVGPTTTRPSALPTRRLVVTDIELPEELRQVLPRIEAPFEPESPGDTTVLRGYAATPSRVLEAMANATEIAIHAHGMIDLGVSDASFLVLSKEDGGRFTLTARDLQETHLEGRPLVLLAACYSGRTTPSLHESFGLPIAFIHAGARWVLATTEKIPNSEAARFFEPVLARIRAGEPPARVLRDERLAWRKRQGNPWVEQVLLFQ